In one window of Acidobacteriota bacterium DNA:
- the tuf gene encoding elongation factor Tu (EF-Tu; promotes GTP-dependent binding of aminoacyl-tRNA to the A-site of ribosomes during protein biosynthesis; when the tRNA anticodon matches the mRNA codon, GTP hydrolysis results; the inactive EF-Tu-GDP leaves the ribosome and release of GDP is promoted by elongation factor Ts; many prokaryotes have two copies of the gene encoding EF-Tu), producing the protein MAKEKFERTKPHVNIGTIGHVDHGKTTLTAAMTKTLAAKGLADYTP; encoded by the coding sequence ATGGCCAAGGAGAAGTTCGAGCGGACGAAGCCGCACGTCAACATCGGGACGATAGGTCACGTGGACCATGGGAAGACGACGTTGACGGCGGCGATGACGAAGACGTTGGCAGCGAAGGGGCTAGCGGACTACACGCCGTT